Proteins encoded by one window of Salvia splendens isolate huo1 chromosome 7, SspV2, whole genome shotgun sequence:
- the LOC121742664 gene encoding protein DEHYDRATION-INDUCED 19 homolog 4-like, protein MDSDFWTMRLAAAKRQFNMQSNHHSQLDRFNVEDFVGEEEAQPDYPCPYCYEELDIASICSHLEAEHSYESKSTVCPVCSVKVASDMISHLTLQHGHLFKMHRHGRLRRVPFPNSQPLSLLGRDLREAHLQVLLGGSGFRSSSAALSTAVTDNLLSYLVLNFPTIENDDISKSLMSSLEENSAKNVAPQHMWKSSFHSSLSCEEREQRMRQAAGRTVFVQDLLTSTLLADQ, encoded by the exons ATGGACTCGGATTTCTGGACGATGCGCCTCGCCGCCGCCAAGAGGCAGTTCAATATGCAGAGCAATCATCACTCTCAGTTGG atCGGTTTAACGTCGAAGATTTTGTCGGTGAGGAAGAGGCCCAGCCCGATTATCCTTGCCCGTATTGTTACGAAGAGTTGGATATAGCATCCATTTGCTCACATCTGGAGGCCGAGCACTCGTATGAATCCAAATCCACC GTTTGTCCTGTTTGTTCAGTTAAAGTTGCCAGTGACATGATAAGTCATCTCACATTGCAGCATGGACACTTGTTCAAG ATGCACCGTCATGGCCGGTTGCGTAGAGTTCCCTTCCCCAATAGTCAACCGCTCTCGCTGCTGGGGAGGGATCTCAGAGAGGCCCATTTACAGGTGCTTCTAGGAGGCAGTGGGTTTCGATCGAGTAGTGCAGCTTTGTCTACTGCTGTTACTGATAATCTCCTCTCCTATCTTGTTTTGAACTTCCCTACAATTGAAAATGATGATATTTCAAAATCTTTGATGTCAAGTTTAGAGGAAAATTCTGCCAAAAATGTGGCACCTCAGCATATGTGGAAATCAAG TTTTCACTCTTCCTTGAGTTGCGAAGAGCGGGAACAGAGAATGAGACAGGCAGCTGGAAGAACTGTTTTCGTGCAAGATCTGCTCACGTCGACTCTATTAGCTGATCAGTGA